A section of the Dehalobacter sp. DCM genome encodes:
- a CDS encoding 4Fe-4S dicluster domain-containing protein, whose product MKVFIFDAERCNGCYGCQVACKDEHVGNDWMPYAKPQPNTGQFWLKVKEKDHGQVPKVFVEYTPWLCMHCDQPACQQAAPDAVYKREDGLVIIDPVKSEGKRELAASCPYGAIYWNEELKIAQKCTGCAHLVDEGKIPHCVDLCATGGLSFGEEADFAEEIAKAEIMLPESDCRPRVYYLNLPKLFLAGEVWDPSTNDIIEGASISLVTPEGKTYQTSTDDFGDFWFRKLNRGVYSLKIEAQGFETVEKSGIELSESLNIGDFPLKKLS is encoded by the coding sequence ATGAAAGTATTTATATTTGACGCTGAACGCTGTAATGGTTGTTACGGGTGCCAGGTGGCCTGCAAAGATGAGCATGTCGGTAATGATTGGATGCCTTACGCTAAACCCCAACCGAATACGGGTCAATTCTGGCTGAAGGTTAAGGAAAAAGATCATGGCCAGGTTCCAAAAGTTTTTGTTGAATACACTCCCTGGTTATGTATGCACTGCGATCAGCCGGCATGTCAGCAGGCTGCACCGGACGCAGTGTATAAACGGGAAGACGGTTTGGTCATTATTGATCCGGTAAAGTCAGAAGGCAAACGCGAACTGGCAGCATCCTGCCCGTACGGTGCTATTTACTGGAACGAGGAACTTAAAATTGCCCAGAAATGTACTGGATGCGCGCATCTCGTTGATGAAGGGAAAATACCTCACTGTGTTGATCTTTGTGCTACGGGCGGACTTAGCTTCGGTGAGGAAGCAGATTTTGCCGAGGAAATCGCCAAGGCAGAAATCATGCTGCCAGAAAGTGATTGCCGACCGCGCGTTTACTATTTGAACCTGCCTAAACTATTCCTGGCTGGTGAAGTATGGGATCCCAGTACAAACGATATCATTGAGGGCGCTTCCATCAGTCTTGTTACGCCCGAAGGGAAAACTTATCAAACCAGCACCGACGATTTCGGGGACTTTTGGTTTAGAAAACTTAATAGGGGGGTATATTCCCTTAAAATTGAGGCGCAAGGCTTTGAGACTGTGGAAAAATCAGGGATTGAACTGAGCGAGAGTCTGAATATTGGAGATTTTCCGTTGAAAAAGTTAAGCTAA
- a CDS encoding MFS transporter, whose amino-acid sequence MFILSNTVRRTNNYFDGLRVTKQQIFLFVIIALAYFFEQLDNNNFAFIAPAMIKSGFLTKEKISLITSLYFLGMTLGGFLGGILSDLFGRRKTFLYAMLIFSTASVLNGMVTDFPLFVLARVTTGFGILMLMVTSMAYISEMSPAEGRGKWQSLINTGGFCAMPAIGFISRAIIPTGPEAWRIIFFFGALGYTSFLLGLKYLKESPRWLASKGRVSEAEKIIRELSGIDVDLSEAVKNIPPKVNVYEQFTGMLTRKYLKRTVILLLFGTLTTVVSFACAVWIPTLASLKGFSLEQSLSIGTAYMCGAPLGLMVVSFFADKGGRKIPLTVWIFFMAMMAFIYAHINVYIATLIMAILLNATLMGMSSMQTAYIPEHYPTKMRNTAVGTINAFYRLAVSLSQLFIPVIVSGYGEKGLFIILAVMLVLASIILLTFGERTGGISLELIE is encoded by the coding sequence GTGTTCATATTGTCGAACACAGTAAGAAGAACGAATAATTATTTTGATGGCCTTCGGGTAACAAAACAACAAATATTTCTTTTTGTCATTATTGCTTTAGCGTATTTCTTTGAGCAATTAGATAACAACAATTTTGCTTTTATTGCCCCAGCTATGATCAAAAGTGGTTTTCTGACCAAGGAAAAAATTTCGTTGATTACTTCCCTCTATTTTTTAGGTATGACCCTTGGCGGATTTCTTGGCGGTATTCTGTCTGATCTTTTTGGGCGCCGTAAAACCTTTTTGTATGCAATGTTGATCTTCTCGACCGCATCTGTTCTTAACGGTATGGTTACAGATTTTCCTCTTTTTGTTCTGGCTAGAGTGACGACGGGTTTTGGTATTCTCATGCTAATGGTTACTTCGATGGCCTATATTTCTGAAATGTCTCCCGCGGAAGGACGGGGAAAATGGCAAAGTTTAATAAACACAGGTGGATTCTGCGCTATGCCGGCTATTGGTTTTATTTCCAGAGCGATAATCCCAACCGGTCCTGAAGCCTGGCGAATTATATTCTTTTTTGGTGCCTTAGGATATACTTCTTTCCTGCTGGGGCTAAAATATCTTAAAGAATCGCCGCGCTGGCTAGCTTCGAAAGGCAGAGTCAGTGAAGCAGAAAAGATAATCCGTGAACTCAGTGGGATTGATGTGGATCTAAGTGAGGCAGTTAAAAATATTCCGCCTAAAGTCAATGTTTATGAACAATTTACCGGTATGCTGACCCGAAAATATTTAAAACGTACTGTCATCTTACTCTTGTTCGGTACGCTTACGACGGTCGTCAGCTTTGCTTGTGCTGTATGGATTCCAACCCTGGCTTCACTCAAAGGATTTTCTTTGGAACAAAGCTTAAGCATAGGGACAGCCTATATGTGCGGGGCTCCGCTAGGATTAATGGTTGTTTCTTTTTTTGCTGATAAGGGTGGGCGTAAGATTCCCTTAACTGTCTGGATCTTTTTTATGGCTATGATGGCGTTTATCTATGCGCATATTAATGTATATATTGCAACGCTGATCATGGCAATACTACTGAATGCAACATTGATGGGTATGAGCAGCATGCAGACCGCATATATACCGGAACATTATCCCACGAAAATGCGGAATACAGCAGTCGGTACAATTAATGCGTTTTATCGGCTGGCCGTTTCTCTCTCGCAACTGTTTATCCCTGTTATCGTGTCCGGATATGGCGAAAAGGGCTTGTTTATTATTCTTGCGGTGATGTTGGTGCTTGCTTCTATCATACTGTTAACATTTGGTGAACGAACGG